Proteins encoded in a region of the Desulfosoma sp. genome:
- a CDS encoding Glu/Leu/Phe/Val dehydrogenase, which yields MKEQLNPFAIAQRQLDKAAEKLGLDEATHEFLRWPMREYAFTMPVRMDDGSTRIFRGFRVQYNIARGPAKGGLRWHPDETLDTVRALAAWMTWKTSVVDIPLGGGKGGIVCNPKELSEGEKERLARAYIRAVAGILGVTKDVPAPDVYTTPQIMAWMMDEYETIVGQHHPGVITGKPVPLGGSLGRHDATARGGIYVTREAAKVYGITLDGASMAIQGFGNAGQYAALLGSELLGLKLVAASDSQGGVYNPKGLDPHELVEFKKKTGSVIGFPGAESITNAELLELDVTVLFPSALENVITEENAARVRARMICELANGPTTPEADAVLQEKGIIALPDFLANAGGVTVSYFEQVQNTYNFYWELKEVHARLDEKMCHAFHDVHAMAERHRVGLREAAYLVSVARVAEACKLRGWV from the coding sequence ATGAAGGAACAGTTGAACCCGTTTGCAATCGCACAAAGGCAGTTGGATAAAGCGGCTGAAAAGCTCGGGCTGGATGAGGCGACACATGAATTTTTACGCTGGCCCATGAGGGAATATGCTTTTACGATGCCGGTTCGCATGGATGACGGAAGTACAAGAATTTTTCGTGGCTTTCGAGTGCAATACAACATCGCCCGTGGTCCGGCTAAGGGAGGTTTGCGTTGGCATCCGGATGAAACTCTCGACACGGTGCGCGCTTTGGCGGCATGGATGACCTGGAAAACCTCGGTTGTGGATATTCCCCTTGGAGGAGGCAAGGGGGGAATAGTCTGCAATCCCAAAGAGCTTTCCGAAGGGGAAAAAGAGCGTTTAGCTCGAGCCTACATCCGGGCCGTAGCAGGTATTTTGGGCGTGACCAAGGACGTGCCGGCTCCTGATGTCTACACCACTCCTCAAATCATGGCCTGGATGATGGACGAATATGAAACCATCGTCGGCCAACATCATCCCGGAGTCATCACCGGGAAACCCGTGCCCCTGGGAGGTTCTCTCGGACGCCATGATGCGACGGCTCGTGGAGGCATCTATGTGACGCGGGAGGCAGCCAAGGTTTACGGGATCACTTTGGATGGAGCTTCCATGGCTATTCAGGGATTCGGCAATGCAGGCCAATATGCGGCTTTGCTGGGCTCCGAACTGCTAGGTCTCAAGTTGGTGGCGGCTTCCGATTCCCAAGGGGGTGTCTATAATCCCAAAGGCTTGGACCCTCACGAACTGGTTGAATTCAAGAAAAAGACCGGATCCGTGATAGGCTTTCCCGGTGCGGAGTCTATAACAAACGCTGAGCTTTTGGAATTGGATGTGACCGTTTTATTTCCCTCAGCCTTGGAGAATGTCATTACGGAGGAAAATGCCGCTCGTGTTCGTGCTCGCATGATATGCGAACTAGCCAATGGGCCGACGACTCCCGAAGCCGACGCCGTCCTGCAAGAAAAAGGCATTATCGCCCTGCCGGATTTTTTGGCCAATGCCGGAGGTGTGACGGTGTCTTACTTTGAACAAGTGCAGAATACGTATAATTTTTATTGGGAATTGAAAGAGGTGCATGCTCGACTGGATGAGAAGATGTGCCATGCTTTTCATGATGTACATGCCATGGCGGAGCGACATCGTGTTGGGCTTCGAGAAGCGGCCTACTTGGTGAGCGTGGCACGGGTCGCCGAAGCGTGTAAGCTGCGAGGTTGGGTCTAA
- a CDS encoding solute carrier family 23 protein — translation MPSSGSDQYLYGLDDHPPLGFTLLYALQWAVIIFPAFVVTAKIAAQAMHLSSGAEARFLQVTLICSGLGTLVQTLWGHRYPLVEGPSTAHLLTFVSLSSLGLGTIQAASLASAACLALAAVTGATKFLLRLFTPNVVGVILMLIAFSLLPHLIPPLLGLDAEHHEPSALILGLCLGLVLLVAIMGQHLKGLWKTCNLALGLLLGTILFAFLDRVSWSPLVHTPWLSLPRPWAAFSPRWHGDAFLAFVLTYLAIAVNSIGSLQSMKAVIKPERHDTALRRGLMLNGLCGMACSFFGVVGTVSYSTGPGVVLASRVASRFPLAWCGILVTVAAFVPKLVAALTLVPSAVVASALCVAMAGQVGAGLAVITTGRTLAARDYFVVGIPVLLGTLLAFLPSSFIVSLSGMVGIFLGNGLIFGIVLVLVLEHIVFAQKAKEPFT, via the coding sequence ATGCCATCCTCAGGTTCCGACCAATACCTCTACGGGCTCGACGACCACCCACCCCTTGGTTTCACTCTCTTGTATGCCCTGCAGTGGGCTGTCATCATCTTTCCGGCTTTCGTGGTCACCGCAAAGATCGCGGCCCAAGCCATGCATCTTTCCAGTGGGGCGGAGGCCCGCTTTCTTCAGGTCACCCTTATCTGTTCAGGACTGGGCACCTTGGTGCAAACTCTATGGGGCCATCGGTATCCCCTCGTGGAAGGGCCGTCGACGGCGCATCTTCTGACTTTTGTGTCTTTAAGTTCTCTAGGTTTGGGAACCATTCAGGCTGCTTCACTCGCTTCGGCAGCCTGTCTGGCCTTGGCGGCCGTCACGGGAGCCACGAAGTTTCTGCTGCGCCTCTTTACGCCCAATGTGGTGGGCGTCATTCTCATGCTCATCGCTTTTTCCCTGCTACCTCATTTAATCCCTCCCCTCTTGGGTCTAGACGCCGAACATCATGAACCTTCGGCTCTTATCTTAGGCCTTTGTCTTGGCCTCGTTCTATTGGTGGCCATCATGGGACAACACCTCAAAGGTCTCTGGAAAACGTGCAACCTGGCTTTGGGGCTGCTTTTGGGAACAATTCTTTTCGCTTTTCTGGATCGCGTGAGCTGGAGCCCCCTGGTGCACACTCCATGGCTTTCCCTGCCTCGACCTTGGGCTGCCTTTTCCCCTCGCTGGCATGGAGACGCTTTTTTAGCCTTCGTGCTGACTTACCTGGCCATTGCCGTCAATAGCATCGGAAGTCTTCAGTCCATGAAGGCGGTCATCAAGCCTGAACGTCATGACACGGCATTGCGTCGAGGTCTCATGCTGAACGGTCTGTGTGGAATGGCCTGCAGTTTTTTCGGGGTGGTAGGAACCGTCTCCTACAGCACCGGACCTGGAGTGGTTCTGGCCAGCCGCGTGGCCAGTCGGTTTCCCTTGGCCTGGTGTGGCATTTTGGTGACTGTTGCGGCTTTCGTTCCCAAGCTCGTGGCGGCCTTGACCCTTGTCCCGTCGGCCGTGGTGGCTTCGGCTTTGTGCGTGGCCATGGCAGGCCAGGTAGGCGCCGGCTTGGCCGTCATCACTACAGGACGAACTCTGGCGGCCAGAGACTATTTTGTTGTCGGTATTCCCGTGCTACTTGGCACGCTCTTGGCCTTTCTGCCTTCGTCCTTTATAGTATCCTTGTCCGGAATGGTTGGAATCTTCTTGGGAAACGGCCTCATCTTTGGCATCGTGCTCGTTCTTGTTTTGGAACATATCGTTTTTGCTCAAAAAGCCAAGGAGCCATTCACGTGA
- the fdhD gene encoding formate dehydrogenase accessory sulfurtransferase FdhD has product MTFKPFGAGRNDQEKVAAVPVWIYGSEGLEEQREQWVIEETPITLYINNKEMVTLLCAGHHLQELAVGFAYAEGFLDSRDDLQDLRIDLENGRIFLQVQGQTRLTFELWNKRTIASGCGKGTVFYHALDALLARPVASGPTFSARAIWERMEDLNALSRTYRRTHGVHNCALANAAEILVFRDDIGRHNAVDMLVGHSFLNDLALDDKMLLTTGRLTSEIVIKAAKVGLPCLVSRNTATTLAIRLAQTLNMTLIGYARAGKFTVYTGEQRIA; this is encoded by the coding sequence ATGACTTTCAAACCCTTCGGTGCCGGTAGGAACGACCAGGAAAAGGTGGCGGCTGTGCCCGTATGGATCTATGGATCCGAGGGGCTTGAGGAACAGAGAGAGCAATGGGTCATCGAGGAAACACCTATCACGCTCTACATCAATAACAAGGAAATGGTGACCCTTCTTTGTGCCGGACACCACTTGCAAGAACTGGCCGTGGGATTTGCTTATGCGGAAGGTTTTTTGGACAGCCGCGACGATCTTCAGGACCTGCGCATAGATCTTGAAAACGGTCGAATCTTCCTCCAGGTGCAAGGGCAGACGCGCCTAACCTTTGAACTCTGGAACAAGCGCACCATTGCTTCCGGTTGTGGTAAGGGCACGGTCTTTTACCATGCTCTTGATGCTTTGCTGGCACGTCCCGTGGCCTCGGGCCCGACCTTTTCAGCCCGCGCGATCTGGGAGCGCATGGAAGATCTTAATGCCTTAAGTCGAACCTACAGAAGAACCCATGGCGTGCATAACTGCGCGCTGGCGAATGCGGCCGAAATTCTTGTGTTCCGAGACGATATCGGACGCCACAATGCCGTCGATATGCTTGTCGGCCACAGTTTCTTGAACGATCTGGCCTTGGACGATAAGATGCTCCTCACCACGGGTCGGCTCACATCGGAGATCGTCATCAAGGCCGCAAAAGTGGGACTTCCCTGTCTCGTGAGCCGTAATACGGCAACAACATTGGCGATTCGTTTGGCACAAACCCTCAATATGACTCTCATCGGCTACGCCAGGGCCGGCAAATTCACCGTTTACACAGGCGAGCAGCGCATCGCATGA
- a CDS encoding PEP/pyruvate-binding domain-containing protein, protein MMDITSAQLIQWLRIVRVQQRILVHSALAESIRNLLIRTMVERGMVTPSWFEHMILEALQHLGLTDEPEHRREVSAALTDLLAAQVFSEKEIQEHIHLAQKMEKFQILDRVVHAEGTTSIRIKKALKEFCAVAEGDLFIPPSEAEAVRVGLISHFISNHLPFVGIAKKHITILDIDEMVDHDYWNPRRSGKIGGKAAGMLLAYKILLPRFEPQDPELAKYLRIPESYYFNTGIFADFIDYNNLHWFRSQKYKTREAIEEEYKHIAEFFARATFPPDMMAMFKRFLEKIGECPIILRSSSLLEDNFGHAFSGKYDSVFLANQGPLEKRLQEFVWGLKRVHMSTYAPGPILYRRDHNLLDFDEKMSVLVQKVVGTRYGKYFFPLASGVAFSRNTYRWSPKIREEDGMARVVFGLGTRAVERVGQDYPRLVALSHPDMRPEVSAGQVVKYSQRFVDGINMETGRVETVPFREVLPHMPSEAAFWVLSGVEDGDHISTPSFKSQAIPQDSAVITFDNLLRRSPFPRLLRRILQRLERAYDHPVDVEFAWHDDQLYILQCRTLAVRQELAQVDIPSNIPQEHILFTNSRVLFNAVVPDVEYVVYVDPKAYDGLEDMTLKASVGRVVGRINRALEGKRFALFGPGRWGTSDLHLGVRVGYEDINHALVLGEIAFESQGVVPEVSFGTHFFSDLVEARIVPVAVFPDDSQEFFRESFFSTPSTNVLSRLCPEEAKWEKVIKIVHVPQETQGLWLHVHQDAHHQRGIGFLAPAVS, encoded by the coding sequence ATGATGGATATCACCTCGGCACAGTTGATCCAATGGCTGCGCATCGTTCGAGTGCAGCAGAGGATTCTTGTCCATTCGGCTTTGGCGGAATCCATTCGAAACCTTTTGATCCGTACCATGGTGGAACGAGGGATGGTGACTCCGTCCTGGTTCGAACACATGATCCTCGAGGCGTTACAGCATCTCGGCCTCACGGATGAACCGGAGCATCGCCGGGAGGTTTCCGCAGCGCTAACAGATCTCTTGGCGGCTCAAGTCTTTTCCGAAAAGGAAATTCAGGAGCACATTCACCTAGCCCAGAAGATGGAGAAGTTTCAGATTCTTGATCGGGTGGTCCATGCCGAGGGGACCACCTCCATACGGATCAAGAAGGCGCTCAAGGAATTCTGCGCCGTTGCTGAGGGGGATTTATTTATTCCCCCAAGCGAAGCAGAAGCAGTGCGAGTCGGCTTGATCAGCCACTTTATTTCCAACCATTTGCCATTTGTGGGTATTGCCAAAAAGCACATCACCATTCTCGACATCGATGAAATGGTGGACCATGACTATTGGAACCCACGACGATCCGGCAAAATAGGGGGCAAAGCGGCCGGAATGCTTCTGGCCTATAAGATCCTTTTGCCTCGGTTCGAACCCCAGGATCCGGAGCTGGCAAAATATTTACGCATTCCAGAGTCTTACTATTTTAATACTGGTATTTTCGCTGACTTTATCGATTACAACAACCTCCATTGGTTTCGCAGTCAAAAATACAAAACGCGTGAAGCCATTGAGGAAGAATACAAACATATCGCCGAATTTTTCGCTCGGGCGACTTTTCCACCGGACATGATGGCCATGTTCAAAAGGTTCTTGGAAAAGATCGGTGAATGTCCCATTATTTTGCGGTCCTCAAGCCTTTTGGAAGACAATTTCGGCCATGCTTTTTCCGGTAAATACGATTCCGTCTTTTTGGCCAACCAGGGCCCTTTGGAAAAGAGATTGCAAGAGTTTGTTTGGGGATTGAAACGGGTTCACATGAGCACCTATGCACCGGGGCCCATTCTGTATCGAAGGGACCATAATCTTTTGGATTTTGACGAAAAGATGAGTGTCCTCGTCCAGAAGGTTGTGGGAACACGCTACGGCAAGTACTTTTTTCCCCTGGCTTCCGGGGTTGCTTTTTCTCGAAACACTTATCGCTGGTCGCCCAAGATTCGAGAAGAAGACGGCATGGCTCGTGTGGTTTTCGGTCTTGGCACCAGAGCCGTGGAACGGGTCGGGCAGGATTATCCTCGACTGGTTGCGCTCAGCCATCCGGACATGCGACCGGAGGTTTCGGCGGGTCAGGTGGTGAAATATTCCCAACGTTTTGTGGATGGGATCAATATGGAAACCGGACGCGTGGAAACGGTGCCGTTTCGAGAGGTTTTGCCGCACATGCCGTCGGAAGCGGCCTTTTGGGTTCTTTCCGGGGTGGAGGATGGGGATCATATTTCAACGCCCAGTTTCAAAAGCCAAGCCATTCCGCAGGACTCGGCGGTCATCACCTTTGACAATCTGCTGCGCCGTTCCCCTTTCCCCAGGCTTCTACGTCGGATTCTTCAACGCCTGGAACGCGCCTACGACCATCCCGTTGACGTGGAATTTGCCTGGCACGACGATCAGCTCTATATCCTTCAGTGCCGGACCCTGGCGGTTCGACAAGAGTTGGCCCAGGTGGACATTCCCTCAAACATTCCTCAAGAACACATTCTTTTCACTAATTCTCGAGTACTTTTCAATGCCGTGGTTCCCGATGTGGAATATGTGGTGTATGTGGATCCCAAAGCCTATGACGGCCTGGAAGACATGACTCTGAAGGCGTCTGTCGGACGTGTGGTGGGAAGGATCAACCGAGCCCTGGAAGGAAAACGGTTCGCTTTGTTTGGACCCGGCCGTTGGGGTACCAGCGACCTGCACCTGGGGGTTCGAGTCGGCTATGAGGACATTAACCATGCCTTGGTCCTTGGAGAAATCGCCTTTGAATCGCAAGGGGTGGTTCCTGAAGTCTCTTTCGGTACGCATTTTTTCAGTGATCTGGTGGAAGCTCGAATCGTGCCCGTAGCCGTTTTTCCAGATGATTCTCAAGAGTTTTTTCGCGAGTCCTTTTTTTCGACTCCTTCGACCAATGTCCTGAGCCGCCTTTGTCCCGAAGAGGCCAAGTGGGAAAAGGTTATCAAAATTGTGCATGTACCTCAGGAAACCCAAGGGCTGTGGTTGCATGTGCATCAGGATGCACATCATCAAAGAGGGATCGGGTTCTTGGCTCCGGCGGTATCCTGA
- a CDS encoding aminotransferase class V-fold PLP-dependent enzyme — protein sequence MKEWNATDAVGNEIYLDHAATSFPKPESVVIEVTRALAELASPGRGQSRRAVLAEAMVEETRRIAARFFHVPDPSQIVFTKSATESLNVAIKGFLQKGDRVLTSSMEHNAVARPLSRLAMERDIEIQRIPCFSDGTLDLKALERALNPAPALAVFVHASNVNGALVATPEVFSMCRKAGVPVVLDAAQTAGLLPISVQEHDLAMLACSGHKGLLGPSGIGLLYIRSDLQVAPLIEGGTGSRSEQWVQPRHMPDAMESGTPNIPGIAGLKAGMLQVMAMGLENLQRHEFGLAEQAADRLEAVKGVHVHRPSVRGGNAVSFTVDGMAPQDVAAILAEAGIGVRAGLHCAPWAHQTLGTYPEGSVRLSPGWCTTHEELDTMIETIDAVLSRRRRRHLGKAETS from the coding sequence ATGAAAGAGTGGAACGCGACTGACGCGGTGGGTAACGAAATCTATCTGGATCATGCGGCCACGAGCTTTCCCAAGCCGGAAAGTGTTGTGATTGAGGTGACACGAGCGTTGGCCGAATTGGCTTCGCCAGGACGCGGACAATCCAGACGGGCCGTGCTTGCCGAGGCGATGGTTGAGGAAACACGAAGGATTGCAGCTCGTTTTTTCCATGTGCCCGATCCTTCTCAAATCGTTTTTACCAAGAGTGCGACAGAAAGCCTCAATGTGGCCATAAAGGGGTTCCTTCAGAAAGGAGACCGCGTCCTGACTTCCAGCATGGAGCACAATGCGGTGGCTCGGCCCTTGTCCCGCCTGGCCATGGAAAGAGATATTGAGATCCAGCGAATCCCTTGCTTTTCCGACGGAACTTTGGACCTGAAGGCTTTGGAACGTGCTCTGAACCCAGCTCCGGCCCTTGCCGTTTTTGTCCATGCCTCCAATGTGAACGGGGCCCTTGTGGCAACACCCGAAGTCTTTTCCATGTGCCGAAAAGCGGGGGTTCCCGTTGTGCTCGATGCCGCCCAAACAGCGGGACTTCTTCCCATCTCCGTGCAGGAACACGACCTGGCCATGCTCGCCTGCTCCGGTCACAAAGGGCTTTTGGGACCTTCAGGCATCGGACTTCTTTACATTCGATCGGATCTGCAGGTGGCACCGCTTATCGAAGGAGGCACGGGAAGTCGCTCCGAACAATGGGTTCAACCGAGGCACATGCCTGATGCCATGGAAAGCGGAACTCCCAATATTCCCGGGATTGCCGGCCTGAAGGCAGGCATGCTACAGGTTATGGCTATGGGTCTCGAAAACCTGCAACGGCATGAATTTGGCTTGGCGGAGCAAGCCGCCGACCGACTGGAAGCCGTCAAGGGTGTTCATGTGCATAGACCTTCTGTGCGAGGCGGCAATGCCGTTTCGTTTACGGTGGATGGAATGGCACCGCAGGATGTCGCCGCAATTCTGGCTGAAGCCGGTATTGGGGTTCGAGCCGGCCTGCACTGCGCTCCCTGGGCCCATCAAACCTTGGGAACTTATCCTGAAGGGTCCGTGCGTCTTTCTCCAGGCTGGTGCACCACCCACGAAGAGCTGGATACGATGATTGAAACCATTGACGCCGTGCTTTCCCGAAGACGTCGCAGACACCTAGGAAAGGCTGAGACTTCATGA
- a CDS encoding N-acetyltransferase — protein sequence MIRKARIQDAKGLHRILNAFAAEGKLLPRSLSDLYTHIREFVVWESPETGEILGCCCLHIVWEDLAEVRSLAVLPQFQGRGIGTSLVRECLQEAKDLGIHRVFALTYEIRFFEKLGFRITEKQSFPQKIWADCLHCTKFPDCDETAMVLDMDQGVTSS from the coding sequence ATGATACGAAAGGCGCGCATTCAGGATGCCAAGGGTCTTCATCGAATCCTTAACGCCTTTGCCGCTGAAGGCAAACTGCTGCCTCGATCCCTGAGCGACCTTTATACGCACATACGCGAATTCGTGGTCTGGGAATCACCGGAAACCGGAGAGATTCTCGGTTGCTGCTGCCTCCATATTGTCTGGGAAGATCTGGCGGAAGTACGATCGCTGGCGGTTTTGCCCCAGTTTCAAGGACGTGGTATCGGCACTTCTCTGGTTCGTGAGTGTCTTCAGGAAGCTAAGGATCTGGGAATCCACCGAGTCTTCGCTCTCACATATGAAATCAGATTTTTTGAAAAGCTTGGGTTTCGAATTACGGAGAAACAAAGTTTTCCTCAAAAGATTTGGGCGGATTGCCTGCACTGCACCAAGTTTCCGGACTGCGATGAAACGGCCATGGTCCTGGACATGGATCAGGGAGTCACGAGCTCATGA
- a CDS encoding NUDIX hydrolase produces MSRQVLTCPQCGAQVLPFRQPALTVDIIIHPQEAPGSVVLIQRKYPPTGWALPGGFVDYGESLEQAAQREAKEETGLDLLNLKQFRAYSDPNRDPRRHTVSVVFSAMGVGHAQAADDAKGLQVFPLSALPEAMAFDHRCILEDYIRHALEGVIRS; encoded by the coding sequence GTGAGCCGACAGGTCCTTACATGTCCTCAATGCGGCGCTCAAGTGCTTCCATTCCGTCAACCGGCTCTCACCGTGGATATCATCATTCATCCACAAGAAGCCCCCGGTAGTGTTGTGTTGATTCAAAGAAAGTATCCTCCAACGGGTTGGGCGCTTCCCGGTGGTTTTGTGGACTACGGGGAAAGTCTGGAACAGGCGGCGCAACGGGAAGCCAAGGAAGAAACGGGCCTTGACCTTTTGAACTTGAAACAGTTTCGAGCCTATTCCGATCCGAATCGTGATCCGCGGCGACACACGGTGAGTGTCGTTTTTTCAGCTATGGGTGTCGGGCATGCTCAAGCAGCGGACGACGCCAAAGGACTCCAGGTTTTTCCTCTAAGCGCCCTTCCCGAAGCTATGGCTTTTGATCATCGATGCATTCTTGAAGACTATATTCGACACGCTCTTGAAGGTGTGATACGGTCATGA
- a CDS encoding N-acetylmuramoyl-L-alanine amidase: MNAKACHPTSLLLRSLLILTLLTSWGCASKPSPPPSMSAPAWTAPSPEPPASSPTSSNGSRPHRIQVVQQPLVSSDKPRTVIHEVAPMETVWRLSKMYGVSVDSIYKANKLKPGDPIQIGQKLTIPNAKQFQNIIPLYPNGCWRYIVVHHTASDIGKATLIHMSHQNRGFWNGLGYHFLIDNGSLGKGDGQIEVSPRWIKQQKGAHCKVGGMNETGIGVALVGNFDEDLPTPKQMESLARLIRELTHYYNIPPKNILGHGDVPRAATNCPGKRFPWGELQRLLSSR; the protein is encoded by the coding sequence ATGAATGCGAAGGCCTGTCATCCAACGAGCCTTCTTCTTAGGAGCCTCTTAATCCTGACGCTTCTCACCTCCTGGGGATGTGCTTCCAAGCCATCTCCTCCCCCTTCGATGTCGGCACCTGCCTGGACGGCGCCGTCACCCGAGCCTCCAGCCTCCTCGCCAACCTCATCCAATGGTTCAAGACCTCACCGTATTCAAGTGGTTCAACAACCCTTGGTCTCCTCAGATAAGCCTCGTACCGTCATCCACGAAGTCGCCCCCATGGAAACCGTATGGCGTCTTTCAAAGATGTACGGCGTCTCTGTGGACTCCATTTACAAAGCCAATAAGCTCAAGCCGGGAGATCCCATCCAAATCGGTCAAAAGCTTACGATTCCCAATGCCAAGCAGTTTCAAAACATCATTCCGCTCTATCCCAACGGATGCTGGCGCTATATCGTGGTGCATCACACCGCCTCGGACATCGGCAAGGCAACGCTTATTCACATGAGCCACCAGAACCGAGGTTTTTGGAACGGCCTAGGTTATCATTTTCTTATCGATAACGGGAGCCTAGGCAAAGGAGACGGTCAGATTGAAGTGTCTCCGCGCTGGATCAAACAGCAAAAAGGAGCTCACTGTAAAGTCGGGGGCATGAATGAAACCGGCATTGGGGTCGCCTTGGTGGGAAACTTCGACGAAGACCTGCCGACTCCGAAACAAATGGAATCCTTAGCTCGTCTGATTCGAGAACTGACCCACTATTACAATATTCCGCCGAAAAATATTCTGGGGCACGGTGATGTGCCGCGAGCTGCCACAAACTGTCCGGGGAAACGATTTCCTTGGGGAGAACTTCAACGGCTCTTGTCCTCCCGATAG